A DNA window from Tenuifilaceae bacterium CYCD contains the following coding sequences:
- the panB gene encoding 3-methyl-2-oxobutanoate hydroxymethyltransferase — translation MSSEGGVKVVTTHVLHEMKLRGEKIAMLTAYDYSMARILDAAGIDILLVGDSASNVMAGHESTLPITLDQMIYHASSVMRAVKRALVVVDLPFGTYQGNSKLALNSAIRIMKESGADAVKLEGGAEIIDSVTRILSAGIPVMGHLGLTPQSIHKFGTYVVRAKDEAEAKKLVADAHKLEEAGCFSIVLEKIPAKLGAQVASELKIPVIGIGAGHGVDGQVLVTHDMLGITQEFSPRFLRRYHNLFAEMTGSFQAYIKDVKSKDFPNEREQY, via the coding sequence ATGTCAAGCGAAGGTGGAGTAAAGGTTGTAACAACCCATGTTTTGCACGAAATGAAATTGCGTGGTGAGAAAATAGCCATGCTTACAGCATATGATTACTCAATGGCTCGCATACTAGATGCGGCTGGAATTGATATTCTCCTTGTTGGAGATTCAGCCTCCAATGTTATGGCAGGTCACGAATCGACACTGCCAATTACCCTGGATCAGATGATTTATCATGCTAGTTCGGTAATGCGTGCGGTAAAGAGGGCTTTGGTTGTGGTTGATTTACCTTTTGGAACATATCAAGGAAACTCCAAGTTAGCGTTGAATTCTGCTATCAGAATAATGAAGGAGAGTGGTGCCGATGCTGTAAAACTTGAGGGTGGCGCAGAGATTATTGATTCTGTTACTCGTATTCTTTCAGCGGGTATTCCAGTAATGGGACATCTTGGTTTAACACCTCAGTCAATTCATAAGTTTGGCACCTATGTGGTTAGAGCCAAAGATGAAGCAGAGGCGAAGAAACTTGTTGCGGATGCTCATAAACTCGAAGAGGCTGGTTGCTTTTCAATAGTATTGGAAAAAATTCCTGCCAAATTGGGGGCGCAGGTGGCTAGTGAACTGAAAATTCCTGTTATTGGAATCGGTGCTGGTCATGGAGTCGATGGACAGGTTTTGGTAACTCATGATATGCTTGGTATTACACAAGAATTCTCGCCACGTTTTCTTCGTCGTTATCATAATTTGTTTGCAGAGATGACCGGTTCGTTTCAGGCGTACATTAAGGATGTGAAAT